In Clupea harengus chromosome 4, Ch_v2.0.2, whole genome shotgun sequence, the genomic stretch cccgtctttaTGAGCCAAGGTTCTGATCAAGGGTTCTTCCTGTTaagagggagtttttccttgccgcTGTTGCCTGAGCGCTTActccaggggggttcaggctctgggctccgTAAAGCGTAttaagacaattttattgtttttagtgctatataaattaattTTAATAGAATCGAATTGAGTTATAGATGCTatcaacaccaaggtcatgggttcgacagtgtgtatgtgtgtgtgtgtgaaaaacatagtgtaagtgtgtgcatgtactatgtgtatttgtgtgtgtgtgagtgagagagagagaatgtgtgtgagagagagagagagagagagagagagagagagagagtgtgtgcgtgtgtgcattatctcctcatctctctttatcGGGCTAGTACAGTTGtgcctccgcccccccccccccccacccccaccccagaggGCTGTAGTAGAGCTGTAGGTATCTACTGTACTGCATGTGACTGGGGGTATCTACTGTACTGCATGTGACTGGGGGTATCTACTGTACTGCATGTGACTGGGGGTATCTACTGTACTGCATGTGACTGGGGGTATCTACTGTACTGCATGTGACTGGGGGTATCTACTGTACTGCATGTGACTGTGGGTATCTACTGTACTGCATGTGACTGGGGGTATCTACTGTACTGCATGTGACTGGGGGTATCTACTGTACTGCATGTGACTGGGGGTATCTACTGTACTGCATGTGACTGGGGGTATCTACTGTACTGCATGTGTCTGGGGGTATCTACTGTACTGCATGTGACTGGGGGTAGTAGAGCTGTAGGTATCTACTGTACTGCATGTGACTGGGGGTAGTAGAGCTGTAGGTATCTACTGTACTGCATGTGACTGGGGGTATCTACTGTACTGCATGTGACTGGGGGTATCTACTGTACTGCATGTGACTGGGGGTATCTACTGTACTGCATGTGTCTGGGGGTAGTAGGGCTGGGGGTATCTACTGTACTGCATGTGTCTGGGGGTAGTAGGGCTGGGGGTATCTACTGTACTGCATGTGACTGGGGGTAGTAGAGCTGTGGGTATCTACTGTACTGCATGTGTCTGGGGGTAGTAGGGCTGTGGGTATCTCTTGACGGATGACCCTCCTCCCCAACCCTGAATCTCAGCACTCTAAACTGGGTCACCCTTTATCTTCCCACTCCCAGTGCTCCGGTGGGTGATTCCCTACTCCCAAAATGTGTTTGGGGGGCGGTTGGGTGTGAGTAGGGAGGGGAACTGTGTTGTCCTGGTGGCTAGCCGTCTGCCTAATCCATTCAGTTGCCTAGCAACTGGTTATGAGCCGCCATAATAGTTCCCTttaattagaaaaaaaagaggaaaagatgaAGTGATGTTTGTCTAGATGTATGGCTGGTGTCCTGGCCAGTAGACTGTGAGCAGCTGCAGTGGGTTTTGTATGCGTGCCTTCATGTGTGCCACAGAGAGTGTgttcatatagtgtgtgtgtccatatagtgtgtgtgttcatatagaGTGTGTTCatatagagtgtttgtgttcatagagagtgtgtgtgttcatatagtgtgtgtgttcatatagaGTGTGtccatatagtgtgtgtgttcatatagaGTGTGTTCATATAGTGTgttcatatagtgtgtgtgttcatatagaGTGTGTTCatatagagtgtttgtgttcatatagtgtgtgtgttcatagagagtgtgtgtgttcatatagtgtgtgtgttcatatagaGTGTGtccatatagtgtgtgtgttcatatagagtgtgttcatatagtgtgtgtgttcatatagagtgtgtgtgttcatatagtgtgttcatatagtgtgtgtgttcatagagagtgtgtgtgttcatatagtgTGTTCatatagagtgtttgtgttcatgttcatatagagtgtgtgtgtgttcatatagaGAGTGCGttcatatagtgtgtgtatattctgtaCATATGTTAGATCCCATAACGACTTATACTATATAGTATATACGGTTAAGGTCAGTTCCAGTGGGTCTGTTTGTGGCAGTGTTCTTTCTCAGGACATTTAAATGGGCAGCAGAgagggtgatggggttgggcagcagagagggtgatggggttgggcagagagggtgatggggttgggcagagagggtgatggggttgggcacagaggtgatggggttgggcagagagggtgatggggttgggcacagagagtgatggggttgggcagagagagtgatggggttgggcagagagggtgatggggttgggcacagagagtgatggggttgggcagagagagtgatggggttgggcagagagagtgatggggttGGGCACAGAGGTGATGGGGTTGGGCAGAGAGGTGATGGGGTTGGGCAGAgagggtgatggggttgggcagagagggtgatggggttgggcACAGAGAGTGATGGGGTTGGGCACAGAGAGTGATGGGGTTGGGCACAGAGGCGGAGTGGTTCAGTTTGAACCCCTGGGAGTGAACTTTACTCTTGTGTCTGCTCAGTccttttcaccacacacacccaagcacagacacacacacacagacagacacacacacacacaaacacacacacacacacacacacacacacacacccaaacacagacacacacacacacagacagacacacacacacacagacagacacacacacacacacaaacacacacacacacacaaacacacacacacacacagacacacacacacacccaaacacacacacacagacacacacacacagacacacagacacacacacacacagacacacacacacacacaaacacccaaccacacacccaaccacacacccaaccacacacccaaccacacacccaaacacacacccaaacacacacacacacaaacacacacaaacacacacacacacacacacacacacacccacatgtccTGTGCTGAAGAATGCCACTCCTCTGATAACCCTGAGACCCTCCCCATAACTCTCCCACCCTCCACATCCTCTGCTCCAGACGCATGGAGTGTTGAAGTTAAATGAGTGGATTGCACAGATTTTCTAGATTCCTGGAAATGTGTTCCGAATTCCAGCTCCAGAACCCTAGATGATAGGGCGTAAGGTTTCCAGAACACCTCCTTGACAAGCTAGGAGCAGAATGTTTGTGTGGAATCCAGGAGAGCTGGGCTGTAAATAGGCACACCTAGGGCAGAACCTCAGAGCAGGCTACAAAGGTCACCAGCAGCAGCATAAGCTGTATGCTGACAGCATTCCTGCGAGCCAGgaaactccctcacacacacactcacgcacttacacacacaaactccctcacacacacacacactcatgcacttacacaaacaaactccctcacatacacacacacactcatgcacttacacacacaaactccctccctcacacacacactcatgcacttacacacacaaactccgtccctcagacacacactcacgcacttacacacacaaactccctccctcacgcacacacacacacacacttacttatataccaaacacacacgctcttacagacacacacacacacacacatccttggcTCATACTCATCctcaaagaagaaaaagaggagctTTTGGAAGGAGTACACCTTTTtcttgtgaatgtgtgatttATTATAtagcacacattcactcacctgACTGGAGCACAGCTGGGGAGGCACAGGGCAGGATTCTGTGGGCCTTATTCTAAGAGGGCTGGTTTAAatgtgatcgtgtgtgtttcagagtgtatgtctgtgtgtgtgtgtgtgtgtgtgtgtgtgtgtgtttcagtgtgtatgtggtacAAGACAAGACTGTTTTGGCCAGATTTGACTAGAGTtggttaaagtgtgtgtgagggtgtgtgtttgtgtgtgtgtgtgaaatctccACTGTGTGAATATGCTTTCCAAACCAACACTCGCTTTAATCCTTTGGTTCCACTGTGATAGAATCTTTCAAATTCACTTAGACTTTCATAGACAGTTTCAAGCAGCTCTGTGTGATAAGATcagtttttggtgtgtgtgtgtgcgtgcatgtttaaGTTTATATATCAGTAAACTTCTTGTGAACCCATACAGAATATACAttattatacagtatattcattaTCTGTCTCCCCGCCTGCCTGTCtccccgcctgcctgccttccaAATAATCGAAATGTGTCTAATGAAACACATTTGCCACCTCAGAGCTAGGTACTGAAACGGACAATGTCCAGCTTACATTACTGAAATACCAAGTGTTTCACAGCAGGTGTTTATTAGTGTAACACaaggctactggtgactgtGCTGTACGTGTAACACgaggctactggtgactgtGCTGTACGTGTAACACgaggctactggtgactgtGCTGTATGTGTAACACAACGCTACTGGTGACTGTGCTGTATGTGTAACACgaggctactggtgactgtGCTGTACGTGTAACACgaggctactggtgactgtGCTGTATGTGTAACACAACGCTACTGGTGACTGTGCTGTATGTGTAACACaaggctactggtgactgtGCTGTATGTGTAACACGAGGTTACTGGTGACTGTGCTGTATAGACGGACGATATGGGAGATACCAGAGACTGGGAAAGAACCTGATGCATAAAACGCAAGAGCAACAGTGACCAGTAGCCTACGTGATACGGGATCTTTTTCTGCTTTCCGATGCGGCAAAGAAAATTGATCTCTTGTTCGAAATGCATTGGTGTAGTGCAgcatttcttcctccttctggCTTCTCTATAATTTGAATACAATCTgtaataattgtgtgtgtgtgtgtgtgtgtgtgtgtgtgtgtgtgtgtttacatcatgGATGGCATTTGTTTGCTGACTGCTGAGTATTTAATTCAAGTCAGATAAATTAGACTACTTCTTTCCAGAcgctaaaaatgttttttttctctccaaaaacaaacattttatccTTTTTAAAAAGCCTGCCAGGATACGTTTTAACTTCAAGGATATCCAAGATAGATTCATTTCAGTAATCCATAACACAGGTTAGCTCCGGCTTCTTATGAAACATGAAGGCATAATGCGCCACTCTTCCAATAAAGGGAACATATATATCGCAAGATATATAGAAATCAAACTTGGGCAGCGATGGTTTGTGATTAGTGcattcaaatgttccctgtcGGAGAAGAATATGTCGACGGTCGACACGCCTTTATCCAAAATCCATGCTTCGGCGGAAAGTTTAGTTTATCGCTGGAGTTTAAGACCGTCGTTTTCACCAGCCAGTTTCGCTGTCAAGTTAGGGCCCAGAGAGTAGTGTCCATCCCTgttaattagtgtgtgtgtgtgtgtgtgtgtgtgtgtgtgtgtgtgtgtgtgggtgctacCAGCCTGCTGTGACTTAACTGACACTGTCCCAAGGCACCTGGTCTTGTTTCAGGTCAGGCTCTTGGTTAGTGCATGACACagataaactgtgtgtgtgtgtgaatgtacgcAGTGGTGTGTGACGCATGAAGAGGCTCCTCCTTCGGGAATAATATTCAACACCGCTCCCCTCataaaaaagaagaggaggaaaatgaAAAGCAGTTTGCGGATGACTTGTGGATGACTCACTGGTCACCAAATGAAACCTTTTCCAGTGAACTAAATATAGCAGATGACACTATGCTGTAACAGCAATGAGGTCTGCAACAATGCTCTGGTAGGCTACAAACCCCCAAACCAAACACCGTGATGGGCCATGATACTAATTTGTCATAATTCATGCAAGAAGAGTCGTTCAGCCGCGGGGCCTTGTGTGATGAGGTGTAAagagtgttgtggtgtggtggttaTACGGGATGAGGGTGACACGTTTGCCCCGCAGGAGTCGAAGCCAAAGAgtagtgtgcgtgcgtgcgtgtgtgtgtgtgtgtgtgtgcgtgtgcgtgtgcgtgtgcgtgtgcgtgtgcgtgtgcgtgtgcgtgtgcgcgtaaGGCCTCAGTGAAGGAAGAATTGTATTACAAACAGAATTCCGTACACCTTACACTATGGCATTGGCTCTTGGGAAATGGAATGCATAAAGTGGAGGATTCTGAAAAGCAAAAACAGTTCTCCTGCACTGTCTACCAGCCCCCTAACACAGGGCTATGACTatggcacagagacacacacacacacacacacacacacacacacagtggctatGGCACAGAGCTGTGCTGAAGCGCTTTGGACGGGTTTGGGCCCAGCTTGCTGTTGATGGAGCAGTCAGAAGGGTCTGGCTCTGGTCACAGCATAGTGACGCCCTAAAGGAGAACATTAGTGACCGAGAGCCTGGGCACAAATAACCCTAACTCCACAAACACAATGGAAGGACACATTGACCATTTCTTCACATTTGTGTAGAAAAAGAGCCAGTTTGTTTGAGGTTCCTGTGCTACCTGACTGTAGAATGAAACATCCTAACAACGATTCAGTGTTTTATTGATCCATAATGAAAGATTGATGATGAAAACTGTTGTTATAAACCTGGGTGCAAGATGGTGtgggacagaaacacacacacacacacagacacacacacacacacagactgtcacacacacacacacacacacacacacacacacacgcacacacacacacgcacacacacacacgcacgcacacacagactgtcacACCCACTTTTGTTTTGGTATGAGTGGGGGATGTGGGCATTCCTGGTCTAGTGCCCAGATTGCGTTGCCATGGCGAGAGGGGTGCGAGTGAGATTGGCTTGAAAAACAGCGTGAGCTGTTCTGGAGCACCTCTAGAGAAGAGCACTTAAGGTTCTCACTCAGGAGACCTCACCTTCGTCTCCCGAGGCTGACTTTTGAACTTCAgttcacttacatacacatttattcatttacattaacatataGTATTCatttacattgacatttatacatatattcatttacattaacattatatttattatttagcagatgctttcatccaaagcgacttacagtcTAGATATGCATTTTCATCACTGGCTTATGTGAACTCTCTGGGAGTCAAACCCTGTTAACACCTCACTCTACCAGCTGTAGAGTCACAATTCCATTCAATTCATTTGATTCATTTACACAGCAGCGTTAACATTAGACACTGTCGTTTGCCTCTCgtttactgtgtgtctgttcacagAAGTGATGAAAGCCATGTCTGTAGGGGTTAGTTGGTGTCTGTAGGGGTAAGTTGGTGTCTGTAGGGGTTAGTTGGTGTCTGTAGGGGCAAGTTGGATGACTGTAGGGGTAAGTTGGTGTCTGTAGGGGTAAGATGGTGTCTGTAGGGGTAAGTTGGTGTCTGTAGGGGCAAGTTGGTGTCTGTAGGGGCAAGTTGGTGTCTGTAGGGGCAAGTTGGTGTCTGTAGGGGCAAGTTGGTGTCTGTAGGGGCAAGTTGGTGTCTGTAGGGGTAAGTTGGTGTCTGTAGGGGTTAGTTGGTGTCTGTAGGGGTAAGTTGTGACAGACGTGATGAAAGCCATGTCTGTAGGGGCAAGTTGGTGTCTGTAGGGGTAAGTTGGTGTCTGTAGGGGCAAGTTGGTGACTGTAGGGGTAAGTTGTGACTGTAGGGGCAAGTTGGTGTCTGTAGGGGCAAGTTGGTGACTGTAGGTTGGTTGGTGTCTGTAGGTTGGTTGGTGTCTGTAGGGGTTAGTTGTGTCTGTAGGGGTTAGTTGGTGTCTGTAGGGGTTAGTTGGTTCTTTGCACTCTGTGACATGCAGGTAGAGGCGCCAGTGGGTGGTGTGTCAtcttattgtttgtgtgtgtgtgtgtggtacaagGAACTGTTTTGCAGATGAATGCTGGCCTGGATGTTATTTGCTGTCACTAACAACATTGGGCTCTGTGGTGGGGAGGCCCAgcagacacatcacacagctgaaagtcatcactctctctctctctctctctctctctctcttcccctgctcttgagccctgtgagagagagagagagagagagagagagagaggggggagaaagaaagacaaagagagagagaatgagggggggagagagagcgagagagagagaaggagtggggagaaagaaagagagagagagagagagaaggagtggggagagagatagtgaaggagagagagagagagagagagagagagagagagagaatgaggggggagaaagaaagagagaaggagtggggagagagatagtgaaagggagagaaggagagagagagagagagaaagaaggtgggggagagagggagtgaaagacagacGGGGAGGAGATACAGGgacagagtgaaggagagaccaAAACGAAAAGACGAACAGTGTCTCGTTTCCTGACTAGATGGCTTTTTTTAATGCAGGCGGAGGACTAGCTGCGACCTGAATAATGATCCCCAGCAGTACCccgcccttgtgtgtgtgtgtgtgtgtgtacgtgtgtgtgtgcgagtgtgagtgcgcgcatgtctgtctgtgtgtctgtacgtgcatgtgtctgtctgtgtgtatatgcgcgtctgtctgtctgtctgtctgtctgtctgtctgtaagtgtatctgtgtgtgtatatgtgtgtgtgtgtgtcctctgtcaaCTGAACTACAGGCTTTCCTATGTTAGGAGTGTAGCCTTCACGCCCCACTCATTAGTGTGATacgacacgcacgcacacacacacacacacacacacacacacacacacacacacacacacacacgctacagcATTAGCATGCTAATTAGCACACTGGTCAGCATATAGCTCAACTCAGCACCTTGGTCACATTGAAGAGTTTCATGCACTGCTCTGGCTAGCCCTGGCATCACGAAGGCTCACAAAGGATGGAACCTGACCCTTGGCACATGGTGTCACCATCGTCCACATGCTTATGAATATGTTTATGCATAACACTTGGCTATAACAACTGCTAATGGGCTTGTTTATGAATAACCTGACAAACCAATGTCTAAATTGTTTACTTTTATGAAacattgtttgtctgtgcatgaAAACAGTGAAACATTTGATGAAACATTTGTTGAAACATTTGTTGAAATAtttatgaaatgtgtgtgtgtgtgtgtgtgtgtgtgtgtgtgtgtgttttctccctcAGGGACATGCTGATCTCAGATCTGGAGGCCAGTATGACGTACCCTGAGCtgtgtgaggaggtgagagagatcTGCAGTCTGCAGCAGCGACAGCCCTTCACACTCAAATGGATCGACgacgaaggtgtgtgtgtgtgtgtgtgtgtgtgtgtgtgtgtgtgtgtgtgtgtgtgtgtgtgtgtgtgtgtgtgtgtgtgtgtgtgtgtgtgtgtgtgtgtgtgtgtgtgtgtgtgtgtgtgtgtgttcaaatgtttgGGTGGGGATGTAGTTTTCGTCTCACAGAGGCCTGATGTCTTGGAAataagccctgtgtgtgtgtgtgtgtgtgtgtgtgtcagagtggactggtatcacacatacagtatcagTCAGTCAGGGATGCACAGGGCCAGATGGTGtagatttggtgtgtgtgtgtgtgtctgtgtgtttgtgtataagtgtgtgtctgcaaggaGATTTGTAGCCAGTAATGGACTGAGGTGGAGGAGTCTTCTGGAGTCACCTCAGCAATCAGAGCCGTACTGGTAGTCACTGGCTTTGgtggttttgagtgtgtgtgtatgagcgtgtgtgtgtgtgtgtgtgtgtgtgtgtgtttgtgtggcagcaTGAACAGCCGTACACACATCAAATATTTATCTGAGTATGAAGCAATCAGGAAGGAttccttgctgctgctgctggatgcTGTGCTGGGGGACCACAGCattgtcagtgtgtttcagtgtgtgttagtgtgtgttagtgtgtgtcagtgtttgagtTGTGTCGCGCACACCATCTCAGGGTGTTAGGAACCATTGTACGAGCcatcatatcagggccataatCAGTCCTGGATCACGGACtaatcagggccatatcagttGTGGATCTTATTTACACTCAGCTGCTCACCtggccccttgtgtgtgtggtgctttgaAGTGAAATCAGAATGGCTTAGCATTGAACCAGACCACACGCACCTTCACTTGTTTgggttttgtttggtttatttattcatttgtttgtttgtttacccccAGGTGACCCGTGCACTATTTCGTCCCAGATGGAGCTGGAAGAGGCGTTCCGACTGTATGGCCGTAGCAGGAAGTCCGGACTCCTTCTTCACGGTACCTCCTCAttatcatcatcctcctcctcctcctcctcctcctcctcctcctcaaatataaaatataacatCACAGTCAAAACACCAACTAATTAGCAACGGCGACTGGCTGGGTGTATAGCATCCTATTAATCACACAGCTTATTCTCTAAAGAAATCAATATTTAGACAAGGGATGaatttcaattcatttcaaacGGTTTTATCTCTAATCTTATATAAGCCTCGCGTTGTCCATTAGAGCTGCATAGGCAGTGATCtaatactataataataatataactagaagggcactcagaCAGCACCGAGTTGGACAGCGCTCGGACCTCCGCCAAGGCCGATCTGCCATATTAATGTCGCAAACCTTGATCCAGATCCGCTCCAAAAAGCAGGTACCGTCACGCTGCCGTGTTTAGAATGCTGTACAATGAGCGTTCTGAAGAATATCTGGGTCCATGAAGTAGAACGTGGAATTTAAGAATCATACATTGTTGATGAACGCATTCTTTTATTAGAATGTGCAAGAACTCACCTGCTGAAGGGCTAATTAGCTTTTGCGTGATTCTACTGATAAACAAACCGAACCGAAAAAAATAACCTCCTAGAGAGAGGTGACAGTATGGCAGACCTATGGCAGTGGTCTGTTGCACTGACCAGTGGTCGTTTCTCCAACATGACTAACCTGTGGATAGCTCAGCTTGGCCAGTGATGGATGGTGCAGCGCCAGGCCGTGTCTGCTTCTGTCGCTCTGAAGAGTCTGAGGGAAATCAGTGGAGCTGcctggagtgtttgtgtctgtgttgctgtAGCAGCAGGTGCATGGTGGCCTTgaggccattgtgtgtgtgtgtgtgtgtgtgtgtgtgtgtgtgtgtgtgtaagcccttCAGCTTGCACCTGATGGCGAGTCAGATAgtaaagaggggaaaaaaaccaaTGAAACGCTTCTGTCTGAatacaaactaacacacacacatacacacacaccagacagacagacacacacacacacacacacctccagtccTCCACATTAAATATAAAGAAGAAGCTGCAGTCAGTGTCCGagcagctctctctttcccatcaccaccgtgtgtgtgtgtgtgtgtgtgtgtgtgtgtgtgtgtgtgtgtgtgttttttctaaACTCTGACTGATGAAGTGTCTATTCTTTATTCTGAGTCGCTCAGTGTCTTGTGCTCAGTGTAGGGTGGTTGATACTGTGACATGTGATtccctttcactccctccctacacatttgttttactctctctttcttgctctctcacacactccttctctctctctttctttctctctctcacacactccttctctctctcttcctttctctctctcacacactgcctctctctctctttctttctctctctctcacacactgcctctctctctcttcctttctctctctcgcacactgcctctctctctctttctttctctctctcacacactgcctctctctctctctccctcattcaatCATTTgctcctttctgtctctgtatctcccccctcaaattcaaattcaaataagCTTTATTGGCCATTTCACTTTGTTCCTAAAgctaaacatctctctctctctcgccccctccctccctctctctctctctctctctctctctctctctctctctctctctctctctctatcagtcttcCCCAGTATCCCGGAGAAGCCAGGCCTGCCTTGTCCAGGAGAGGACAGTAAGTAGCATCATCTTCATCCCAGCAAAGCGCTGCTGCTTCCGCCCCTACAGACAACAAGAGAGAAAATCAGTCCTAACACACCCAGACTTCTGctcggggagaggagaggaggtcttgagggaggagagatcaggggggtttgagggaggagagatcaggTGGGTTTGAGGGAAGAGAGATCAGGGGggtttgagggaggagagatcaggtgggtttgagggaggagagatcaggggggtttgagggaggagagatcaggtgggtttgagggaggagagatcaggTGGGACAGGGGggtttgagggaggagagatcaggtgggtttgagggaggagagatcaggggggtttgagggaggagagatcaggggggtttgagggaggagagatcaggggggtttgagggaggagagatcaggtgggtttgagggaggagagatcaggtgggtttgagggaggagagatcaggggggtttgagggaggagagatcaggtgggtttgagggaggagagatcaggggggtttgagggaggagagatcaggTGGGACAGGGGGGTTTGAAGGAGGAGAGATCAAGGGGGACAGGGGGGTTTGCCCAGAGTAGAGACCAGGCAGGGCAGGAGGGCATTGTGAAAAAATGCGAAACGTCTTCAAGACCAATGACACACATATTTCCAGTGATATGCAGTGGTACTCATGCGATGTCTTGCACTAATGTTTGCTGTGTGGAGTTATTAGCTAGTGACTGATGATAGACTGATGCGGCCCAGACTGTTGGTTAATTATGGGTTCATTTGCACTGTGTGATGCGATGTGAGCTGTTTCCACGCAAGACATTGTAATGTGTGGAtaagatggggtgtgtgtggttgtttgtgtgcatgtgtttgtgtttgtgtgcgtgtgcgtgcgtgcgtgcgtgcgtgtgtgtgttgtctagaGGTTGTCCAGGCTTGGCAGTATAATCATTATTTGCTTAGTAAGCATTTCCTGTATTGGCCTGAGGTGTCATGAATTCACAATTTCTACTGTCGGACAGTTcactacattgtgtgtgtgtgtgtgtgtgtgtgtgtgtgtgtgtgtgtgtgtgtgtgtgtgtgtgtgtgtgtgtgtgtgtgtgtgtgtgtgtgtgtgtgtgtgtgtgtgtgtgtgtgtgtgtgtgtgtgtgtgtgtgtgtgtgtgtgtgtgtgtgtgcatgtgctcttGCACGTGTACGTTTGCTGCAGAGGGAAGTAATTGTCTTCctcaccctctatctctctgatcCTTTTCCTTACtatttcctcctcttttctctctctctctctctctctctccctctctctctccactctctatcTCCGCTTTCTGTCTGAGCTATAGTGTATGTGCAGTATATAGTTATATAGATACGAGACTCCTATGTCTGTCTTACAATACGTCTACCTCTCATTTGTTTTGTACCATGCGTCTATCCGAATGTTAAGTGTAAGCTTCTGCCTTCTGTACTGTTGCGCtgctctgtgattgtgtgtgtgtgtgtgtgtgtgtgtgtgtgtgtgtgtgtgtgtgtgtgtgtgtgtgtgtgtgtgtgagagagttagaggaCATGCACGTTCTGTGAGAGTGTTTCTGCCTGTGCCTTGCACGCCCCTAGCGTGCGTGTGctcgtggctgtgtgtgtgtgtgggtatgtgtgtgcgtgtgtaagattGCTGCCGCAGCATGCTCTCTGGTGTGGCGTgatccgtgagtgtgtgtacgtgtgaatgtgtgtgtgtgtgtgtgtgtgtgtgtgtgtctgtctgagtgtgtgtgtatgtgtgtgatgcaagAGTGATGTCCGCTCTGGGTGCGTC encodes the following:
- the LOC116220382 gene encoding protein kinase C zeta type-like: MPTSNGSVMDLHTEYVKIKAHYAGDMLISDLEASMTYPELCEEVREICSLQQRQPFTLKWIDDEGDPCTISSQMELEEAFRLYGRSRKSGLLLHVFPSIPEKPGLPCPGEDSK